A genomic segment from Corylus avellana chromosome ca5, CavTom2PMs-1.0 encodes:
- the LOC132181317 gene encoding trans-resveratrol di-O-methyltransferase-like yields MGLSNEVSASKLLEAQAQIWNYACNYINSMSLKCAIQLGIPDTIHNHGQPMTLSNLVTALHIHPSKSHSIYRLMRILVHSGLFSQQKVGENDEQEGYSLTLASRLLLKDEPLRAAPLSLLVLEPSLITPWSCITSWFQNNDPTPFETEHGRSIWDFVAHEPTFNNIFFEAMHTDSKLIGRVLIEECKWVFEGLKSLVDVGGGSGTMAIAIADAFPNIKCTVFDLPHVVASFQGTNNLDFIEGDMFEAIPPANAILLKWILHDWKDDESVKILKLCREAICKDEEAAGKVIIIDMVLENQETDKETAETQLCFDLLMMVNVNGRERNEKEWNKLFLAAGFTHYKITPIMGLRSLIEVYP; encoded by the exons ATGGGCTTGAGCAATGAAGTTAGTGCTAGTAAACTACTCGAAGCTCAAGCTCAGATATGGAATTATGCTTGCAATTACATAAACTCAATGTCACTTAAATGTGCTATTCAGCTAGGCATCCCAGATACCATCCACAACCATGGCCAACCCATGACTCTTTCAAATCTTGTCACTGCACTCCATATCCACCCTTCCAAATCTCACTCCATCTACCGCCTTATGCGCATCCTAGTTCACTCTGGCCTTTTTTCCCAGCAAAAAGTCGGTGAAAATGATGAGCAAGAAGGGTATTCACTCACACTTGCTTCCCGCCTTCTCCTGAAAGATGAACCCTTGAGGGCTGCACCACTTTCCCTTCTTGTACTTGAACCCAGTTTGATTACCCCATGGAGTTGCATCACTAGTTGGTTCCAAAACAATGATCCGACACCGTTTGAGACGGAACATGGGAGGTCAATTTGGGATTTTGTAGCTCATGAACCAACCTTCAACAACATATTCTTTGAGGCCATGCATACTGATTCCAAGCTGATTGGGAGGGTTTTGATCGAGGAGTGTAAATGGGTTTTCGAAGGATTGAAATCCTTGGTTGATGTAGGCGGTGGCTCAGGAACTATGGCTATTGCCATTGCTGACGCTTTCCCCAACATCAAGTGCACTGTTTTTGATCTTCCACATGTTGTTGCTAGCTTCCAGGGGACCAACAACTTGGACTTCATTGAAGGGGACATGTTTGAGGCAATTCCTCCTGCAAATGCAATTTTGCTCAAG TGGATTCTGCATGACTGGAAGGATGACGAAAGTGTGAAGATACTGAAGCTGTGTAGAGAAGCAATTTGCAAAGATGAGGAAGCTGCAGGGAAGGTGATAATCATAGACATGGTCCTGGAAAACCAGGAAACAGACAAGGAGACAGCTGAAACACAGCTCTGCTTTGATTTGCTGATGATGGTCAATGTTAATGGCAGAGAGCGTAATGAGAAAGAATGGAATAAGCTCTTCTTGGCTGCTGGCTTCACTCATTATAAGATAACTCCTATAATGGGCCTCAGGTCTCTCATTGAGGTTTACCCTTGA